The following proteins come from a genomic window of Chiloscyllium punctatum isolate Juve2018m chromosome 49, sChiPun1.3, whole genome shotgun sequence:
- the rpl12 gene encoding large ribosomal subunit protein uL11 — translation MPPKFDPNEIKIVYLRCTGGEVGATSSLAPKIGPLGLSPKKVGDDIAKATGDWKGLRITIKLTIQNRQAQIEVVPSASALIIKALKEPPRDRKKQKNIKHSGSITFDEVVAIARQMRHRSLARELAGTVKEILGTAQSIGCNIDGKHPHSVIEDINQGKIEVPSE, via the exons ATGCCTCCCAAATTCGATCCCAACGAAATTAAAATCG TGTATCTCCGATGTACTGGGGGTGAAGTTGGTGCTACTTCATCACTGGCTCCCAAGATTGGCCCACTGGGTCTG TCTCCCAAGAAAGTAGGTGATGACATTGCCAAGGCTACAGGTGACTGGAAAGGACTGCGTATAACTATCAAACTGACTATTCAAAATCGACAGGCACAG ATTGAAGTTGTTCCATCAGCTTCTGCCCTCATCATCAAAGCTCTGAAGGAGCCCCCTCGTGATAGGAAGAAGCAAAAGAACA TCAAACACAGTGGCAGCATCACCTTCGATGAAGTGGTTGCTATTGCCCGGCAAATGAGGCACCGTTCTCTGGccagggaacttgcag GAACTGTGAAGGAAATTCTGGGAACTGCTCAGTCCATTGGCTGCAACATTGATGGCAAACACCCTCACAGTGTGATTGAGGATATCAACCAGGGCAAGATTGAGGTTCCCTCA GAATAA
- the pole3 gene encoding DNA polymerase epsilon subunit 3, with product MAERPEDLNLPNAVITRIIKEALPDGVNVSKEARSAISRAASVFVLYATSCANNFAMKSKRKTLSASDVLAAMEEMEFDRFITPLKDALEVYKREQKGKKEASEQKKKDKKPENEEQDKSKEDENEEDSEEVKMVDDDQKEIENEEDDVEN from the exons ATGGCTGAGAGACCAGAAGACTTGAATCTACCAAATGCAGTCATTACTAGGATTATTAAAGAAGCA CTTCCAGATGGAGTGAATGTTTCAAAGGAAGCACGCAGTGCAATATCCCGAGCAGCAAGTGTCTTTGTTCTTTATGCAACCTCATG CGCAAATAACTTTGCAATGAAGAGCAAGAGGAAAACACTGAGTGCCTCTGATGTGCTTGCAGCAATGGAAGAGATGGAGTTTGATCGCTTTATAACCCCACTGAAAGATGCATTGGAAG TTTACAAGCGAGAGCAGAAAGGTAAAAAGGAAGCttcagaacagaagaaaaaagataaaaagcCAGAGAATGAAGAACAAGACAAGAGCAAGGAAGATGAGAATGAGGAAGACAGCGAAGAGGTGAAAATGGTAGATGATGatcaaaaggagattgaaaaTGAGGAAGATGATGTAGAAAACTAA